A window of Zingiber officinale cultivar Zhangliang chromosome 5A, Zo_v1.1, whole genome shotgun sequence contains these coding sequences:
- the LOC121981261 gene encoding 39S ribosomal protein L41-A, mitochondrial-like, producing the protein MPLGLIIGLTRAMRRKRTSSLSILSSKRGPRDYYKGKNCKPTGFHTRKGGYVMMDEKMPRYVVPDLTDFKLKPYVSQCPRVANVGSTTAESSGTAKVNVG; encoded by the exons ATGCCTCTGGGATTGATAATAGGACTGACTAGGGCAATGCGGAGAAAGAGAACTTCATCACTGAGTATATTATCTTCTAAAAGAGGGCCAAGAGACTACTACAAGGGAAAGAACTGCAAGCCCACTGGTTTTCACACTCGGAAAG GTGGTTATGTTATGATGGATGAGAAGATGCCGCGTTATGTAGTTCCAGATTTGACGGATTTTAAG CTCAAGCCATATGTATCACAATGCCCTCGAGTTGCAAATGTCGGCTCAACCACAGCAGAGTCTTCCGGTACAGCCAAAGTAAATGTAGGTTAA